The following are encoded in a window of Allosphingosinicella indica genomic DNA:
- a CDS encoding PAS domain-containing protein, whose protein sequence is MDDRDDWHLTDDIKHEAGSGDPFAAAVRATRMPMVITDPAKPDNPIIFCNAAFQSLTGYSRPEIIGRNCRFLQGPDTDPAAVRRIHEAIAAGEDVAIELLNYRKDGSTFWNALYLSPVRGESGAIQFFFASQLDITDRILEQSKIAEQKAAVEREVERRTIALQQALEAKTLLLHEVDHRVKNNLTMIGSLLRLQARTIGDPAVTGKLEAMLERVDALATVHRRLYQSDDVLHFDVGAFAQNLVLDVVGASGRSDIAIGTDIEPIEIRSANAAALGLILNEILTNAIKHGFANGRPGKISIAARSEGSTARVTICDDGPGLDGAPPAGGLGAMLIKRLSKQIGASVEWDCLAPGTCVTLRFPVQS, encoded by the coding sequence ATGGACGATCGCGACGACTGGCACCTGACGGACGATATCAAGCATGAAGCCGGCTCGGGCGATCCATTCGCAGCAGCGGTTCGTGCGACGCGGATGCCGATGGTGATCACCGATCCGGCGAAGCCCGACAATCCCATCATCTTCTGCAACGCCGCCTTCCAGTCGCTGACCGGCTATTCGCGGCCGGAGATCATCGGCCGCAACTGCCGCTTCCTCCAGGGCCCCGACACCGATCCGGCGGCGGTCCGCCGCATCCACGAGGCCATCGCCGCCGGCGAGGATGTCGCTATCGAACTGCTCAACTATAGGAAGGACGGGTCGACTTTCTGGAACGCGCTTTATCTAAGCCCGGTCAGGGGAGAAAGCGGCGCCATCCAATTCTTCTTCGCCTCCCAGCTCGACATCACCGACCGCATTCTCGAGCAATCGAAGATCGCGGAGCAAAAGGCGGCGGTCGAACGCGAGGTGGAGCGCCGGACCATCGCCCTCCAGCAGGCGCTCGAGGCCAAGACGCTCCTGCTTCACGAGGTCGATCACCGCGTGAAAAACAATCTTACGATGATCGGTTCTCTGCTCCGGCTCCAGGCGCGGACGATCGGCGATCCTGCCGTTACGGGTAAACTCGAAGCGATGCTCGAGCGCGTCGATGCGCTCGCGACGGTGCACAGGCGGCTGTATCAATCCGATGACGTCCTGCATTTCGACGTCGGCGCCTTCGCGCAGAATCTCGTTCTCGACGTCGTCGGTGCCAGCGGGCGGTCGGACATAGCAATCGGGACGGATATCGAGCCTATCGAGATACGGTCCGCAAATGCCGCAGCCCTCGGCCTCATTCTCAACGAAATTCTTACCAATGCGATCAAGCACGGTTTTGCCAACGGGCGGCCGGGAAAGATCAGCATCGCAGCGCGCAGCGAGGGTTCGACGGCTCGCGTGACGATATGCGACGATGGTCCGGGTCTTGATGGAGCGCCGCCCGCGGGCGGCTTGGGTGCAATGCTCATCAAAAGGCTTTCAAAACAGATCGGGGCAAGCGTCGAATGGGACTGTCTCGCGCCCGGCACCTGCGTAACCTTGCGCTTTCCGGTCCAATCGTGA
- a CDS encoding response regulator, with the protein MVEDEALLAMDIEAMLEDAGHRVVAEAASLYDVEQLGRDLKLDLALVDIQLAEGTSGLDVCRLIRERWSDAFIVFVTANPKKIPDDFCEAHGVIPKPFSRSGLMAAMNYIVEGVCDPPPTSPQPASFIAAPAFAASW; encoded by the coding sequence GTGGTCGAGGACGAAGCCCTTCTTGCGATGGATATCGAAGCCATGCTCGAGGACGCCGGGCATCGCGTCGTGGCGGAAGCTGCGTCGCTGTACGACGTCGAGCAGCTAGGGCGAGATTTGAAGCTCGACCTTGCGCTTGTCGATATTCAGCTTGCCGAAGGCACAAGCGGCCTCGACGTCTGCCGGCTGATCCGCGAGCGATGGAGTGACGCCTTCATCGTCTTTGTGACGGCCAATCCCAAGAAGATACCCGACGATTTCTGCGAAGCGCATGGTGTCATACCCAAGCCCTTTTCGCGCAGCGGGCTGATGGCCGCGATGAATTATATCGTCGAAGGGGTCTGCGACCCACCGCCCACCTCGCCGCAGCCCGCAAGCTTCATCGCCGCTCCTGCCTTCGCGGCGAGTTGGTAA
- a CDS encoding ImuA family protein, which produces MRSEITGAHCRPTDVLSFGLASLDDRLAGGGLARGGLHEFAAASAELWDDAAATLFLAGVASRFGGRDRQVLWAVTAFDLYAPGVEQAGLSPTKVFFAQGRRNVDILAIAEDALRDGALGCVVAEVSSADMTATRRLQLAAADSETPLLLFRRHRSRGRCPLETPSAAMTRWRIGSTASAPLPWSGVGRPRWRVELVRQRNGAPFSLELEACDAEGRLALPAAAADRATAAERAVRRAA; this is translated from the coding sequence TTGCGCTCCGAAATCACCGGCGCGCATTGCAGGCCAACTGACGTTCTTTCGTTCGGCCTCGCGTCCCTCGATGACCGACTCGCCGGAGGCGGGTTGGCGCGTGGCGGTCTGCATGAATTCGCGGCGGCGAGTGCGGAACTTTGGGACGACGCCGCGGCCACCCTTTTCCTCGCGGGGGTTGCCAGCCGGTTCGGCGGACGGGACCGTCAGGTGCTGTGGGCGGTCACCGCGTTCGACCTGTATGCACCGGGTGTCGAACAGGCGGGGCTGTCGCCTACGAAGGTATTTTTCGCGCAGGGTCGCAGGAATGTCGACATTCTTGCGATTGCAGAGGACGCATTGCGTGATGGCGCACTCGGCTGTGTGGTCGCCGAAGTCAGCTCGGCCGATATGACCGCGACCCGACGGCTGCAGCTTGCCGCCGCGGACAGCGAAACGCCACTTTTGCTGTTTCGCCGGCACAGGTCGCGCGGTCGCTGCCCGCTGGAGACGCCGTCTGCCGCGATGACGCGCTGGCGTATCGGTTCGACAGCCTCGGCGCCGCTCCCCTGGTCGGGTGTCGGCCGTCCGCGCTGGCGGGTCGAACTGGTTCGCCAGCGGAACGGCGCGCCCTTCTCTCTCGAACTGGAGGCGTGCGATGCCGAGGGTCGCCTCGCTCTTCCTGCCGCAGCTGCCGATCGAGCGACTGCGGCGGAACGAGCAGTTCGTCGCGCCGCCTGA
- a CDS encoding DNA polymerase Y family protein: MGRRSEHAGHPFRTSPSSKGGGRFPIPVTAAGCGRPTIIVRRSGQRDIITAACPAALALGIAPGMAAAHARALVSGLDVREAAPEADKKLLDRLALHAAQHWTPIASVSGMDGLWLDLAGTTHLFGGEARFCRRVIAFLARLGFTARIAIAGTPGAAHALARHGEADVIRIAPGAEGRAIFDLPLAALRLTPDALDAAARFGIDRIGDLYAMPRGPLARRLGLAAIERLDQARGDVAEPITPLVPPDTPQVRRRLVEPIGTAESIAKVVEDLAADLVALMRERGRGVRLVVLAANRVDGERLHLAIGASRPTRDARHLVRMFTLKLPELDPGLGIEAVTLTVIRDEPLAAEAAGTLIAGGSRRADLAPLVDRLATRAGPESLFRVTSVESDVPERAVQCTPPLVAPHGWPQWKRPVRMLRRPEPLFNVVALMPDHPPRRFTWRARSFRVIAGDGPERVHGEWWRNDREMWAVRDYFRVESEQGARFWLFRRGDGVTAASGDLSWYLHGLFG; the protein is encoded by the coding sequence ATGGGGCGGCGCAGCGAGCATGCCGGACATCCGTTCCGGACGAGTCCGTCCAGCAAGGGCGGCGGCCGCTTTCCGATCCCGGTCACAGCGGCCGGCTGCGGCCGTCCGACTATCATCGTTCGGCGGTCGGGCCAGCGCGACATCATCACAGCGGCCTGCCCGGCGGCGCTCGCGCTCGGCATCGCGCCGGGAATGGCCGCCGCGCACGCCCGTGCATTGGTGAGCGGGCTCGACGTCCGGGAGGCCGCGCCCGAAGCTGACAAGAAGCTGCTCGATCGTCTCGCGCTTCACGCCGCGCAGCATTGGACACCGATTGCCAGCGTATCGGGCATGGATGGCCTTTGGCTCGACCTTGCCGGCACGACGCATCTCTTCGGCGGCGAGGCGCGCTTTTGCAGAAGGGTAATCGCCTTCCTGGCGCGCCTCGGCTTCACCGCGCGCATCGCCATTGCCGGGACGCCGGGGGCCGCTCACGCGCTTGCCCGACATGGCGAGGCCGACGTCATTCGGATCGCGCCGGGCGCGGAAGGCCGCGCGATCTTCGATCTGCCGCTCGCAGCCCTTCGGCTCACGCCCGATGCTTTGGACGCAGCCGCGCGTTTCGGGATCGATCGTATCGGCGACCTCTACGCCATGCCGCGCGGCCCGCTTGCACGGCGGCTTGGGCTGGCCGCCATCGAGCGGCTCGACCAGGCGCGCGGCGATGTCGCCGAGCCGATCACACCCCTCGTCCCGCCGGACACACCGCAGGTCCGCCGGCGCCTCGTCGAGCCCATCGGGACTGCGGAATCAATTGCCAAAGTCGTGGAGGATCTGGCCGCCGATCTCGTTGCATTGATGCGCGAACGCGGCCGCGGCGTACGGCTCGTCGTCCTTGCAGCCAACCGGGTCGATGGCGAACGCCTGCATCTTGCCATCGGAGCGTCGCGGCCAACCCGCGACGCCCGGCACCTTGTCCGCATGTTCACCTTGAAGCTGCCGGAGCTCGACCCTGGCCTCGGCATCGAGGCTGTAACGCTCACCGTGATCCGCGATGAACCGCTTGCCGCCGAAGCGGCTGGCACGCTGATCGCTGGCGGCTCGAGGCGCGCGGATCTTGCACCCCTGGTCGACCGGTTAGCCACGCGTGCCGGACCGGAGTCGCTCTTCCGGGTCACGTCGGTCGAAAGCGACGTGCCCGAGCGCGCTGTGCAATGCACGCCTCCGCTCGTCGCCCCGCACGGCTGGCCGCAGTGGAAGCGGCCTGTGCGAATGCTGCGACGACCCGAGCCGCTCTTCAACGTCGTTGCCTTGATGCCCGATCATCCACCCCGTCGTTTCACCTGGCGGGCGCGGAGCTTCCGCGTGATCGCGGGGGATGGTCCGGAGCGGGTTCATGGCGAATGGTGGCGCAATGATCGCGAGATGTGGGCGGTGCGCGATTATTTCCGCGTGGAGTCGGAACAGGGCGCTCGCTTCTGGTTGTTCCGGCGCGGCGATGGCGTCACTGCGGCCAGCGGCGATCTCAGCTGGTATCTGCACGGGCTGTTCGGCTGA
- a CDS encoding error-prone DNA polymerase yields MPTYVELQVTSHFSFLRGASSPEELFAAAALQGATALGLADRNTVAGVVRGWDGQKTTGVRMIAGSRVDLADGRALLLYPQARAGWSQLTRLLSIGKARGGKGCCILEWRDVLQHCANMIAILIADMPGECHAARLRDLADAFGDRGYCALSFRRRPDDAERLHRLDAEARAAGVRSVATGDVLYHSHDRRPLQDLVSAIREKCSIDQLGFRRERHLDRDLKAPAEMERRFADFPDAIQASADIAEACRFDLGEIRYQYPYEEVMAGRTAQQALASLTEEAARSRFPNGVPRRYRNQIDHELKLIGALGYAPYFLTVNAIVAESRRRGILCQGRGSAANSCVCFLLGVTSIDPIQHELLFERFVSGERREPPDIDVDFEHERREEIIQWIYETYGRDRSALTAVVTRYRTRGAVAEVGKALGLPRDLTKMLTGLVWGWSMDGIPAEQVESLNLNAQDHRLRLTLDLARQLIGTPRHLSQHPGGFVLTQERLDDLVPIEPARMEDRQIIEWDKDDIDALKFMKVDVLGLGMLGCMNRAFNLLEDKKGIRVTMADLQDDDPEVYGMIQKADTLGTFQIESRAQMSMLPRMKPREFYDLVIEVAIVRPGPIQGDMVHPYLRRREGRETPEYPKPELRAVLEKTLGVPLFQEQAMKVAIVGAGFTPVEADQLRRAMATFKLTGGVSHFYDKLVGGMVARGYPQDFAERTFKQIEGFGSYGFPESHAASFAKIAYASCWMKFHHPDVFCAALLNAQPMGFYAPAQIVRDARDHGVEVRPVSINDSHWDCTLEPAGGRRMAVRLGFRQARGLANRHGAAIVGARAGTPYDSVEDVWRRAGVPRAAIERLAEADAFHCLAESRRQGLWKAQGLGEAPLPLFAAADERERAFSPEGREPDVVLRPMSEGREVVEDYRALQLSLRGHPLQFLRAALERRNIVRCADLRSIRDGRNVEVAGVILVRQRPGSAKGVLFVTIEDETGVAQGILWPDTFETYRRQIMSASMIAMRGRLQKEGEVVHIICDRIVDHDAMLRSIGNMDFALTQGRGDGAAHGGGPDPRDPAFPNGRTLASAPYRTGMPDAIVPIRSHDFH; encoded by the coding sequence ATGCCGACCTATGTCGAACTGCAGGTTACCAGCCACTTCTCCTTCCTGCGCGGTGCGTCGTCTCCAGAGGAACTGTTCGCGGCCGCAGCGCTGCAGGGCGCGACTGCGCTCGGGCTCGCCGACCGGAACACCGTCGCCGGCGTCGTCCGCGGCTGGGATGGCCAGAAGACGACGGGCGTCCGGATGATTGCCGGCAGCCGCGTCGATCTTGCCGATGGTCGCGCGCTGCTTCTCTATCCCCAGGCCCGCGCCGGCTGGTCGCAACTCACCCGGCTCCTGTCGATCGGGAAAGCGCGCGGCGGCAAGGGCTGCTGCATCCTCGAGTGGCGGGACGTCTTGCAGCATTGCGCGAATATGATCGCGATCCTGATTGCCGACATGCCTGGCGAATGCCATGCGGCCCGCCTGCGCGACCTGGCCGATGCGTTCGGTGACAGGGGATATTGCGCGCTCTCGTTCAGGCGGCGCCCGGACGATGCCGAGCGTCTCCACCGGCTCGACGCCGAGGCGCGCGCGGCGGGCGTCCGCAGCGTCGCAACCGGCGACGTCCTCTATCACAGTCATGACCGCCGGCCGCTCCAGGACCTGGTAAGCGCGATCCGCGAGAAATGCTCGATCGACCAGCTTGGCTTCCGGCGCGAGCGTCATCTCGATCGCGATTTGAAGGCGCCGGCCGAGATGGAGCGCCGCTTCGCTGATTTCCCCGATGCCATCCAGGCGAGCGCCGACATCGCGGAGGCATGCCGGTTCGATCTGGGCGAGATCCGCTACCAATATCCCTATGAGGAAGTGATGGCCGGCCGGACCGCGCAACAGGCGCTGGCATCACTTACCGAGGAGGCCGCCCGCAGCCGTTTCCCGAATGGCGTGCCCCGCCGCTACCGGAACCAGATCGATCATGAGCTCAAGCTCATCGGTGCGTTGGGTTACGCTCCCTATTTCCTAACCGTTAACGCCATTGTCGCGGAGAGCCGGCGACGCGGTATTCTGTGCCAGGGCCGCGGTTCGGCGGCGAACAGCTGCGTCTGCTTCCTGCTCGGCGTCACGTCGATCGATCCCATCCAGCATGAGCTCTTGTTCGAGCGTTTCGTTTCCGGCGAGCGCCGCGAGCCGCCTGACATCGACGTCGACTTCGAACACGAGCGGCGCGAGGAAATCATCCAGTGGATCTACGAGACCTACGGGCGCGACCGCTCGGCGCTGACTGCGGTTGTGACGCGCTACCGGACGCGCGGCGCTGTCGCCGAGGTGGGGAAGGCACTGGGCCTGCCACGCGACCTCACCAAGATGCTGACCGGTCTTGTCTGGGGCTGGTCGATGGACGGCATACCTGCCGAGCAGGTCGAAAGTCTCAACCTCAATGCCCAGGATCACCGGCTCCGCCTGACCCTCGACCTTGCCCGGCAATTGATCGGGACGCCGCGTCATCTCTCGCAGCATCCGGGAGGGTTCGTGCTGACCCAGGAAAGGCTCGACGATCTCGTGCCGATCGAGCCGGCGCGGATGGAGGACCGCCAGATCATCGAATGGGACAAGGACGACATCGACGCGCTCAAATTCATGAAAGTCGATGTGCTGGGCCTGGGCATGCTGGGCTGCATGAATCGAGCCTTCAATCTGCTCGAGGACAAGAAGGGCATCCGCGTGACCATGGCCGATCTCCAGGACGACGATCCGGAGGTCTATGGCATGATCCAGAAGGCCGACACGCTCGGCACATTCCAGATCGAGAGCCGAGCGCAGATGTCGATGCTGCCCCGCATGAAGCCCCGGGAATTCTACGATCTGGTCATCGAGGTCGCGATCGTCCGGCCCGGGCCGATCCAGGGCGACATGGTCCACCCTTATCTGAGGCGCCGCGAGGGGCGCGAGACGCCGGAATATCCCAAGCCCGAGCTTCGCGCCGTTCTCGAGAAGACGCTCGGCGTGCCGCTGTTCCAGGAGCAGGCGATGAAGGTCGCCATCGTCGGTGCCGGCTTCACCCCGGTCGAGGCCGACCAGCTGCGCCGGGCGATGGCGACCTTCAAGCTGACCGGCGGGGTCAGCCATTTCTACGACAAGCTCGTCGGCGGCATGGTCGCCCGCGGCTACCCGCAGGACTTCGCCGAGCGCACCTTCAAGCAGATCGAAGGCTTCGGCTCCTATGGCTTTCCGGAGAGCCACGCGGCCTCCTTCGCAAAGATCGCTTACGCGTCCTGCTGGATGAAGTTCCATCATCCCGACGTCTTCTGTGCGGCGTTGCTCAACGCGCAGCCGATGGGCTTCTACGCACCCGCCCAGATCGTCCGCGACGCGCGCGACCATGGCGTCGAAGTGCGCCCGGTGTCGATCAACGATAGTCACTGGGACTGCACGCTCGAACCGGCCGGTGGCCGCCGCATGGCGGTCCGGCTCGGTTTCCGCCAGGCCCGCGGCCTCGCCAACCGTCACGGCGCCGCGATTGTCGGTGCCCGGGCAGGCACGCCCTATGACAGCGTTGAAGATGTCTGGCGCCGCGCCGGCGTTCCCCGCGCGGCGATCGAGCGGCTCGCCGAAGCGGACGCTTTCCATTGTCTCGCCGAAAGCCGGCGCCAGGGTCTGTGGAAGGCGCAGGGCCTAGGCGAAGCGCCGCTTCCTCTTTTCGCAGCGGCGGACGAGCGCGAACGGGCATTTTCACCCGAGGGCCGCGAGCCGGACGTGGTGCTTCGTCCGATGAGCGAAGGTCGGGAGGTGGTCGAGGATTACCGCGCGCTGCAGCTCTCGCTGCGCGGTCATCCGCTCCAGTTCCTGCGTGCCGCGCTCGAGCGGCGCAACATCGTCCGGTGCGCCGATCTGCGATCGATCCGAGACGGCCGCAATGTCGAAGTCGCCGGCGTCATTCTCGTTCGGCAGCGCCCCGGCTCGGCAAAGGGCGTACTGTTCGTGACGATCGAGGACGAGACCGGCGTTGCGCAGGGCATTTTGTGGCCCGACACGTTCGAGACCTACCGCCGGCAGATCATGTCCGCCTCGATGATCGCGATGCGGGGCCGTCTTCAGAAGGAAGGCGAGGTCGTACACATCATCTGCGACCGTATCGTCGATCATGACGCGATGCTGCGCTCGATCGGCAACATGGATTTCGCGCTGACCCAGGGGCGCGGCGACGGCGCCGCGCACGGGGGCGGTCCGGATCCGCGCGACCCCGCCTTCCCGAATGGCCGCACTCTCGCCTCCGCGCCTTATCGGACAGGCATGCCGGACGCGATCGTGCCGATCCGCAGCCATGACTTCCATTAG
- a CDS encoding DUF6894 family protein — protein MPRFYLHLCDSGDFLKDDEGSELTDAAVARQTAISEARSIMASDLRTGTLDLSAFIEVDDENRKYLFTVHFADAIKVKGGDLRATGGGREGQTLQ, from the coding sequence ATGCCTCGTTTCTACCTCCACCTTTGCGACAGCGGCGATTTCCTGAAGGACGACGAGGGTAGTGAGCTCACCGACGCCGCGGTGGCGCGCCAGACCGCCATCAGCGAAGCGCGAAGCATCATGGCGAGCGACCTGAGAACCGGCACGCTCGACCTGTCCGCTTTCATCGAAGTGGACGATGAGAACCGAAAATATCTCTTCACCGTGCATTTTGCCGACGCGATTAAGGTGAAGGGGGGAGACTTGCGCGCGACCGGCGGCGGTCGCGAAGGACAGACACTGCAGTAG
- a CDS encoding amidohydrolase family protein produces the protein MFALLRLLWVSLIVAAPAAAEPIADITAVVGADVLPMTDRERLLDQTVIVAGDRIIEVGPRRSVRIPAGAKRLDAHGMTLMPGLVDMHVHLAPVAGVDGDAAQRALAVMLAHGITTARGMAGSPANLQVRDAIERGRLTGPRFYVAAPGIHLQNADDADAAREKVRQAKADGYDLIKAHHIVDPGIWEAVQEEARKLGLPTAGHVTNPVGLARALAAGQQIEHLDGFVLALLPEGSPLRSVEFGQIPPSSIIQAAAAASDLRIAEIAAQAKGHHVPTLALFERITELERPVSVLLSHPDMRYVPDAALQQWSEQRGQMQKAGFTSSDGERFRALRQRITAALHRTGVPLMAGSDTAQSFHIWGPGLIQEIQSLGAAGLAPIDALRSATVVPRDYMRGLPNGGSGLGWKPEFGTVTKGARADLILLRRDPSRDLATLARPEIVIAAGRTFDRASLDAMLEKAALDAKAQPTAGATSKGPA, from the coding sequence ATGTTCGCATTGCTGCGACTGCTGTGGGTGTCGTTGATTGTCGCGGCGCCGGCGGCGGCTGAGCCGATTGCCGATATCACCGCTGTCGTCGGCGCGGACGTCCTCCCGATGACGGATCGCGAACGACTGCTCGATCAGACCGTCATCGTCGCGGGCGACAGGATCATAGAAGTCGGACCGCGACGGTCCGTGCGCATTCCTGCCGGAGCGAAGCGGCTGGACGCGCATGGCATGACCCTCATGCCCGGTCTCGTCGATATGCACGTTCACCTCGCCCCCGTAGCCGGTGTCGATGGTGATGCAGCGCAACGGGCACTCGCGGTCATGCTCGCGCATGGCATTACAACCGCGCGCGGCATGGCTGGCTCTCCAGCCAATCTGCAGGTCCGCGACGCGATCGAACGCGGTCGGCTCACGGGTCCGCGCTTCTATGTCGCCGCACCGGGGATCCATTTACAGAATGCCGATGATGCCGATGCGGCCCGGGAAAAGGTGCGTCAGGCGAAGGCGGACGGCTACGACCTCATCAAGGCGCACCATATTGTCGATCCCGGCATCTGGGAGGCGGTGCAGGAAGAGGCGCGGAAACTGGGTCTGCCGACGGCGGGGCATGTGACCAATCCGGTAGGGCTTGCGCGCGCGCTGGCGGCGGGCCAGCAAATCGAGCATCTCGACGGCTTCGTGCTGGCGCTACTTCCCGAAGGCTCGCCGCTCCGATCGGTCGAATTCGGGCAGATCCCGCCGTCCTCCATAATCCAGGCTGCCGCCGCCGCCAGCGACCTCCGGATCGCAGAAATCGCCGCGCAAGCGAAAGGCCATCATGTTCCGACACTGGCGCTGTTCGAACGCATCACCGAGCTTGAGCGTCCTGTCTCGGTGCTGCTGAGCCACCCCGACATGCGCTACGTGCCGGACGCGGCCCTACAGCAATGGTCCGAACAGCGCGGTCAAATGCAGAAGGCGGGTTTCACCTCCTCCGACGGCGAGCGCTTTCGTGCGCTTCGCCAGCGGATCACTGCCGCCCTACACCGCACCGGCGTTCCATTGATGGCGGGCTCCGACACGGCGCAGTCCTTCCACATCTGGGGGCCGGGCCTGATCCAAGAGATCCAGTCGCTGGGTGCCGCGGGTCTGGCGCCGATCGACGCGCTACGGAGCGCGACCGTCGTTCCGCGCGATTATATGCGCGGGCTTCCAAACGGCGGGTCAGGCCTCGGGTGGAAGCCCGAATTCGGCACGGTCACGAAGGGCGCGCGTGCCGACCTCATCCTGCTCAGGAGAGATCCCTCGCGCGATCTCGCGACGCTGGCGAGACCCGAAATCGTGATCGCAGCCGGCAGGACTTTCGATCGGGCGTCGCTCGACGCCATGCTTGAAAAGGCTGCGCTCGATGCGAAGGCGCAGCCAACCGCTGGAGCCACCTCCAAAGGACCGGCATGA
- a CDS encoding WD40/YVTN/BNR-like repeat-containing protein, producing MNEIGFTRRQSLIGGAALGLLPSCVTASQERAPLLWEKLAAEPYDGKQDDIAFASDRRGWYGNGKGLIYRTDDGGDSWARVCEKPGTFVRALGFWNENEGVFGNVGIGSFPGVSDPVPLYWTEDGGVSWTAASIDGERPQGICAIEIVRAPFIDRGERAERLTIHAAGRVGGPAHYLRSLDRGRSWSSTNLGALTAAIFDVKFISPSIGFLAGSSDGDLARARGLILRTDDGGASWREVFRSTRDVETVWKLHFPSTSVGFGTIQSYDSDPANVQRFVAKTTDGGRSWKEMPLVRNARWRSFGVGFASETLGWVGGNIGGLETRDGGTTWSPVEMGQAVNKIRFVGEGGRRRAFAIGTGVYRLDLPPAFANATMRDLRLL from the coding sequence ATGAACGAGATCGGCTTCACGCGCCGCCAGAGCCTGATCGGGGGAGCGGCTCTGGGATTGCTGCCGTCCTGTGTCACGGCATCGCAGGAGCGCGCACCGCTCCTGTGGGAAAAGCTTGCGGCAGAGCCCTATGACGGGAAGCAGGACGACATCGCGTTCGCCTCGGACAGGCGGGGATGGTATGGAAATGGCAAGGGACTGATCTACCGCACCGACGATGGCGGCGACAGCTGGGCGAGGGTCTGCGAAAAGCCGGGCACATTCGTTCGCGCACTGGGCTTCTGGAACGAGAATGAAGGCGTGTTCGGCAATGTCGGGATCGGCTCATTCCCCGGCGTCAGCGACCCTGTTCCTCTATATTGGACCGAAGACGGCGGCGTCAGCTGGACCGCAGCGTCGATCGACGGTGAGAGGCCGCAAGGCATTTGCGCGATCGAGATCGTGCGCGCGCCCTTTATCGATCGCGGGGAGCGCGCTGAGCGGCTGACGATCCATGCCGCGGGTCGGGTCGGCGGTCCGGCCCATTATCTCAGATCGCTAGACCGTGGAAGGAGCTGGTCGTCGACCAATCTCGGTGCGCTTACCGCGGCGATCTTCGACGTGAAATTCATCTCCCCGTCGATCGGCTTTCTGGCTGGAAGCAGCGATGGCGACCTTGCCAGGGCCCGCGGGCTGATCCTCCGCACCGACGATGGCGGCGCAAGCTGGCGCGAGGTGTTTCGGAGCACTCGCGACGTTGAGACCGTCTGGAAGCTTCACTTCCCGTCCACAAGTGTCGGCTTCGGCACGATCCAGAGCTACGACAGCGACCCGGCAAATGTTCAACGCTTCGTAGCGAAAACGACGGACGGCGGGCGTTCCTGGAAAGAGATGCCCCTCGTACGCAACGCACGCTGGCGCAGCTTCGGCGTCGGCTTCGCGTCCGAAACGCTCGGCTGGGTCGGCGGCAATATCGGCGGCCTCGAGACACGCGACGGCGGCACGACCTGGTCTCCGGTCGAGATGGGCCAGGCCGTCAACAAGATCCGGTTTGTCGGAGAGGGCGGACGCCGCCGGGCCTTCGCGATCGGCACCGGCGTTTACAGGCTTGATCTCCCCCCGGCGTTCGCGAACGCGACAATGCGAGACCTCCGGCTCTTGTGA